A window from Plasmodium relictum strain SGS1 genome assembly, chromosome: 7 encodes these proteins:
- the FabG gene encoding 3-oxoacyl-[acyl-carrier-protein] reductase, putative translates to MYSLYRCYLFFLFIKVLESYKLSYISSNTKLIPHKCVNKNNVLSLLNDKKENFYYCGEDKVALITGAGRGIGRSIAKTLAKSVSHVLCISRTQKSCDSVVDELKSLGCKSAGYAADVSNKEEVTDLVNKLLMDNKKIDILVNNAGITRDNLFMRMKSDEWEDVIKTNLNSLFYITQPISKRMISNRYGRIINISSIVGLTGNFGQANYSASKAGVIGFTKTLAKELASRNITVNAIAPGFISSDMTNKINDEIKKNIISNIPAGRMGTPEEVANMVGYLASEIAGYINGRVFVIDGGLAP, encoded by the exons atGTATTCTCTTTATAGATGTTAcctctttttcctttttattaaagtttTGGAATCTTACAAATTATCATATATTTCAAGTAATACTAAG ttAATTCCTCATAAATGtgtcaataaaaataatgtattaagtttattaaatgacaaaaaagaaaactttTATTACTGTGGAGAAGATAAAGTTGCTCTAATAACAGGAGCAGGAAGAGGGATAGGAAGGAGTATAGCAAAAACTTTAGCTAAATCAGTTTCTCATGTTTTGTGTATAAGCAGAACACAA aaATCATGTGATAGTGTTGTTGACGAATTAAAATCATTAGGATGTAAGTCTGCTGGTTACGCAGCTGATGTATCAAATAAAGAGGAAGTTACTGATTtagtaaataaattattaatggataacaaaaaaatagatatattGGTTAACAATGCTGGTATAACGAGGGATAATTTGTTTATGAGGATGAAAAGTGATGAATGGGAAGATGtcataaaaacaaatttaaattctttattttatataactcAACCTATATCAAAAAGAATGATTTCTAATAGATATGGAAGAATTATTAACATATCTAGCATTGTAGGATTAACTGGAAATTTTGGACAAGCTAATTATTCTGCTTCTAAAGCAGGTGTAATTGGATTTACAAAAACTTTAGCAAAAGAATTAGCTTCTAGAAATATAACAGTTAATGCAATAGCACCAGGGTTCATATCAAGTGATATgactaataaaattaatgatgaaataaaa aaaaatataatttcaaATATTCCTGCGGGAAGGATGGGGACCCCTGAAGAA gtAGCTAATATGGTTGGTTATTTAGCTTCAGAAATAGCTGGATATATTAACGGAAGAGTATTTGTTATTGATGGTGGATTGGCTCCTTaa